In the genome of bacterium, the window GCGCCGGCGGGCGCGCCACGCCCTGATCGCCGCCGTTTCGCTGGTGTTCTACGGCTGGTGGGATTGGCGCTGCATCGCGGTGCTGGTGGCCGTGGCCGCCACGAGCTTCCTGACGGCGCTGGCGATGGAACGGTCGGGCCGCAGGAACCGCTGGCTCGTCGTCGACCTGACGGTGGTCCTGGGCCTGCTGGTCGCCTACAAGTACGCGGACTTCCTGCTGGCCAACCTGGCCGCCCTGACCGGCGGCGCTTGGCTCCCCGGAGCGGGGGGAGAGGGCAAGCCCGGATTCCTCTCCCTGGCGCCGATCGGGATCAGCTTCTACACGTTCCAGTCGTTGACGTACACCTTCGAGGTCCACCGCGGGAAACTGCCGGCGTCCCGCGACCCGTTGCACTACTTCGCGTTCCTCTCCTTCTTCCCGCAGTTGCTGGCGGGGCCGATCAACCGCGCCGCGCTGCTGATGCCGCAGCTGGCGACGGACCGGCGCCCCACGCCGGAGGACCGCTGGGCGGGCCTGAAGCTGCTGCTGCGCGGCTACTTCATGAAGGCCGTGGTCTCGGACGGGCTCGCTCCCGTCATCAACGCGGCCTTCGCCCTGCGCGACGCGCCGGACTCGAGCGTGTTCTGGTGGCTGATCGTCGCCGGCTACGCGGTGCAGATCTACGCCGACTTCAGCGGCTACACGGACATCGCCCGCGGATTGGCGCGCCTGCTCGGCTACGAGTTCGCCGTGAACTTCAACCGGCCCTACTTCGCGACGTCGATCAGCGAGTTCTGGACCCGGTGGCACATGTCGCTGTCGACGTGGCTCCGCGACTACCTGTTCATGCCCACGATCAACGGGATCCTGCGCCGGGTGGCCAAGCTGAACCTCGCCACCGTGGAGCAGGAGATGCGGCTGGCCTACCCGGCGGCCTCGCTCGTGACCATGCTGCTGTGCGGGCTCTGGCACGGCGCCGGTTGGACGTTCATCCTCTGGGGCGGGCTGCACGCGGTCGGGATGTCGGTCGAGCAGCTCACGCGCTGGCCGAAACGGCTGCGCCGGTTGCCGGCCGGCCGCGTCATGGTCCACGCGGCGCTCGTCCTCCAGATCCTGGTGACCTGGGTCGTCTTCCGCTCCGCGTCGCTGGAGCAGGCGGCCGGCATCATCGCGCGCATGTTCGCGGCGCCCCCCGGCCTGGACGTCTTGAAGCAGGCCCTGGGCGGCATCAACGCGCTCAACCTGCTCGTGCTGTGCGCCCTGGGGATCGCGGCGGATTTCGATCCGGCGGGGAGGCTCCGGACCCGCGCCTGGTGGCCGCGGTACGGCGAACCGCTGGGGTATGCGCTGATCCTCGCCGCCGCGGTCGTGTTCCGCGGCCCGGGCGCGCGGTTCATCTACTTCCAGTTCTAGGACGGGACATGCTCCTGCGCGAACGCTTCTTCGTCACCATCGTCCTCGGGGCCGGGCTGTCCTGCCTGCTGACGTGGCTGCTGCCCGCGCCGACCAACCTGCTGTTCGCGAAGGAAACGCAGTCCTACCGCTTCTACCTGCAGAAGACGCACCTGCGCACCGACCCCGACCTCATCGTCATCGGCGACTCCCGCACGCTGCGCGGCGTCTCGCCGTCGGCGATGGCCGAGCGGCTGCCGCAGCTGCGGATCTTCAACTTCGCCTACAACGCGGGCGGGTTGAACCGGGAGATGTACGCCGACGCGGAGGACCGGTTGAACCCGGACGGCCGGATCCGCGCGGTGCTGATCGGCATCACGCCGCTGGCGCTCTACGACGCTAAGAGCCGCAACACCCAGTACCGGGAGTTCCTGGACAAGTCGGCCGACGACGTCTACCTCAAGCTGCACTTCCCCGCGGCCGTGGATTTCCTGCAGCCCCGCCGGCCGTCGGATCTCGTGTCCGCGGTCCTGGACATCGAACCCCACACCTACTACGAGCAGGAATTCCACGCCGACGGCTGGATTGGTTCCGACCGCCGCCCGCCCGCCCCGCGCGAGGCGTTCGTCCTGTACCGCTCCGAGCTGGCCGGACGTTCGATGTCGCGGGAACTCATCGCGGACCTGATCGCGCAGACGGGCGAGTGGACGTCGCGCGGCATCCGCGTGTTCGCCTGCCGTCCGCCCACGTCGCTCGAGATGGAGGCCCTGGAGGACTCGCTCACGGGGTTCGACGAACGGGGGCTCGCCGAGTCCTTCCGGGCGGCCGGCGGGATCTGGCTGCCCGCGGCGAAGGACAAGTACGGGACCTACGACGGCAGCCATCTGAGGCGGGAAGAGGCGCAGGAGTTCTCCAGGGACCTCGCGACGCTCCTCGCACCGTACCTGCTCACGGACCGGAACGGCGTCAGCCGCTGATTCCGCCGCCCGTCTCCGGGCAGAGGAGCTTGTCGAGCTCCCAGTCGTTCCCCATCAGCTGCATGATCAGCTCGACGGTCGCCAGCTTCGCCAGCCAGGGCC includes:
- a CDS encoding MBOAT family O-acyltransferase; protein product: MLFTSPIFFLLVIFVLAVWPAVAMRRRARHALIAAVSLVFYGWWDWRCIAVLVAVAATSFLTALAMERSGRRNRWLVVDLTVVLGLLVAYKYADFLLANLAALTGGAWLPGAGGEGKPGFLSLAPIGISFYTFQSLTYTFEVHRGKLPASRDPLHYFAFLSFFPQLLAGPINRAALLMPQLATDRRPTPEDRWAGLKLLLRGYFMKAVVSDGLAPVINAAFALRDAPDSSVFWWLIVAGYAVQIYADFSGYTDIARGLARLLGYEFAVNFNRPYFATSISEFWTRWHMSLSTWLRDYLFMPTINGILRRVAKLNLATVEQEMRLAYPAASLVTMLLCGLWHGAGWTFILWGGLHAVGMSVEQLTRWPKRLRRLPAGRVMVHAALVLQILVTWVVFRSASLEQAAGIIARMFAAPPGLDVLKQALGGINALNLLVLCALGIAADFDPAGRLRTRAWWPRYGEPLGYALILAAAVVFRGPGARFIYFQF